The Methylococcus sp. Mc7 genomic sequence CCGGCACTGGAACACCTGGCGGCGACGATACGCTACAAGGGCGCGGCGCATCCGGACGTGGTGAAGACCGGGCGCACCCATCTGATGGACGCCATGCCGGTGCGGCTGGAGCAGGAGCTTTCCGGCTGGGCGCTGCAGGTCGCCAACGGCGTCGACCGGCTGCGGGCCAGCCTGCCGCGGCTGTACAAGCTGGGGCAGGGCGGCACGGCGGTGGGCACCGGCATCAACGCCGATCCGGCTTTCGCCACCCGCTTCGCCGAAGCCCTGGCCGATGCCACCGGCCTGCCGTTCCGGCCGAACGATTCGTTCTTCGAGAGCCTGAGCTGCCAGGACGCGGCGGTCGAACTGTCGGGCCAGCTCAAGACCATCGCCGTGGGCCTCATGAAGATCGCCAACGATCTGCGCTGGATGAATTCCGGGCCCTTGGCCGGCCTGGGCGAGATCGAGCTGCCCGCGCTCCAGCCCGGCAGCTCCATCATGCCCGGCAAGGTCAATCCGGTGATTCCCGAGGCCGCCTGCATGGTGGCGGCGCAGGTGATCGGGAACGATGCCACCATCACGGTGGCCGGGCAGTCGGGTTCTTTCCAACTCAACGTGATGCTGCCGGTGATCGCCTACAACCTACTGCAGAGCATCGAGCTGCTGGCCAATACGGCCCGACTGCTGGCCGACAAAGCCATCGCCGATTTCCGGGTGCGCGAGGACAATCTGCGCCGTGCTCTGGCGACGAATCCGATCCTGGTCACCGCGCTCAATCCGGTCATCGGCTACATGAAGGCGGCGGAAATCGCCAAGGCCGCCTACCGGACGGGGCGGCCGATCCTGGACGTGGCCATGGAAATGACCGGCATGGCCCGCGAAGAGCTGGAGCGACTGCTCGATCCGGTGGGGCTGACCACCGGGGGCATCCACGGCGTGCCGACCGGCGGGGCGGGCTGATCCTCTGCCTCGACAGCATGACGGACAGCGCCATGGGACTGTTCAATCTGCCCAAGAATTCGGTGGTCCAGCCGGGCAAGACTTATCCGGCGCCGGAAGGCGCCCGGCGCGTGAAGGTCGTCCAGGTCTACCGCTGGGATCCGGATGCGGGTGGAAACCCGCGGCTCGACACCTACCCCATCGACCTGGACCGCTGCGGGCCGATGGTGCTGGATGCCCTGATCAAGATCAAGAACGAGATCGACAGTAGCCTGGCGTTCCGGCGCTCCTGCCGCGAGGGCGTGTGCGGTTCCTGCGCCATGAACATCGACGGCCGCAACACGCTGGCCTGCACCAAGCCCTTGAGCGACTGCGGCGAACCGGTCCGGATCTATCCGCTGCCGCACCAGCCGGTCGTCAAGGATCTGGTGCCGGATCTCACCCATTTCTATGCCCAGTATGCTTCGATCAAACCCTGGATCGAGGCCCAGACCCCGCCGCCCGCGGACCGTGAGCGCCTGCAGAGCAAGGCGGAGCGGGCCGAGCTGGACGGCCTGCACGAATGCATCCTGTGCGCGTGCTGTTCCACCGCGTGCCCGAGCTACTGGTGGAATGGCGACCGCTTCCTGGGGCCGGCCGCCCTGCTCCAGGCCTACCGCTGGATCGCCGACAGCCGGGACGAAACCACCGGCGAGCGCCTGGATGCGCTGGAAGACCCCTTCAAGCTGTTCCGCTGCCACACCATCATGAACTGCACCGAGGCCTGCCCGAAGGGCCTCAATCCGGCGCGGGCGATCGCCGAGATCAAGAAGCTGCTGGTCGAGCGCCAAAAATGAACGGACAGGGCCGGCTGCTGTGGCGCTGCCGCCGGGGGATGGCCGAACTGGACCGGATACTCGCGCTTTATGTGGACGGCGGTTACCGGCATGCGGACGCCGCCGAGCGGCATGCGTTCGAGCGCCTCTTGGACATGCAGGACACCGAACTCTGGCGTTGCCTGACCGGCCTAGCCCGTCCCGAAGATCCGGCGCTGGCCGCCATGGCGGCCAAACTCCGCGCTCTCGCCACCGGTGAGCGTGCGGCATGCTGACCGTGGAACCGGTTCCCTCGCGTATTCATTCGCTGGCCACGTGCGCCGTCGGCCTGTTGGCTTGCGCCGGCATCTGGATCGCGGGAATTCCGCTGCCGGCCAAGCTGGGCGTCACCATGGGCCTGGCGGGCTACGCCGCGCTCCTCCGGGGTCGCCGGGGTTTCGGCGCGCGTCTCGACGGCACGGGCGGCTGGAGCTTGATTTCTTCCGGCGGAGAGACGTACCCGGCGAAGCTGATGGGCTCGAGTTTCGCGTTCTCCCTCTGCGTGGTGCTGCATTTCTCGACGGCGCACGGCCGGGTTGCGGTCCCCGTGTTCAGGGACAGCGTCGACGCCGAAACCTATCGCCGCCTCCGCGTCCAGCTGCGCTGCGGCGCGATGTCGCAACAAAGCCGGAACGCCGGCCTTCTCCATTGAAGCAGCGCCGATG encodes the following:
- a CDS encoding succinate dehydrogenase assembly factor 2 — its product is MNGQGRLLWRCRRGMAELDRILALYVDGGYRHADAAERHAFERLLDMQDTELWRCLTGLARPEDPALAAMAAKLRALATGERAAC
- a CDS encoding succinate dehydrogenase iron-sulfur subunit → MGLFNLPKNSVVQPGKTYPAPEGARRVKVVQVYRWDPDAGGNPRLDTYPIDLDRCGPMVLDALIKIKNEIDSSLAFRRSCREGVCGSCAMNIDGRNTLACTKPLSDCGEPVRIYPLPHQPVVKDLVPDLTHFYAQYASIKPWIEAQTPPPADRERLQSKAERAELDGLHECILCACCSTACPSYWWNGDRFLGPAALLQAYRWIADSRDETTGERLDALEDPFKLFRCHTIMNCTEACPKGLNPARAIAEIKKLLVERQK
- a CDS encoding aspartate ammonia-lyase — encoded protein: MSQNDYRIEKDSMGELRVPASALYAAQTQRAIDNFPVSGLVLPPAFIRAVARIKQCAARVNMALRHLETAKGEAIVAAAEEVIAGAYTDQFPVDVFQTGSGTSTNMNVNEVLATLASRRAGTPVSANDDVNMGQSSNDVIPTAIHVSAALAVNEHLIPALEHLAATIRYKGAAHPDVVKTGRTHLMDAMPVRLEQELSGWALQVANGVDRLRASLPRLYKLGQGGTAVGTGINADPAFATRFAEALADATGLPFRPNDSFFESLSCQDAAVELSGQLKTIAVGLMKIANDLRWMNSGPLAGLGEIELPALQPGSSIMPGKVNPVIPEAACMVAAQVIGNDATITVAGQSGSFQLNVMLPVIAYNLLQSIELLANTARLLADKAIADFRVREDNLRRALATNPILVTALNPVIGYMKAAEIAKAAYRTGRPILDVAMEMTGMAREELERLLDPVGLTTGGIHGVPTGGAG
- a CDS encoding protein YgfX, giving the protein MLTVEPVPSRIHSLATCAVGLLACAGIWIAGIPLPAKLGVTMGLAGYAALLRGRRGFGARLDGTGGWSLISSGGETYPAKLMGSSFAFSLCVVLHFSTAHGRVAVPVFRDSVDAETYRRLRVQLRCGAMSQQSRNAGLLH